Proteins co-encoded in one Populus trichocarpa isolate Nisqually-1 chromosome 10, P.trichocarpa_v4.1, whole genome shotgun sequence genomic window:
- the LOC7489375 gene encoding protein CHUP1, chloroplastic, producing MIVRLGFLVAASIAAFAAKQLHVKTAKSTDSSAKRSENGEASIEQHQIKGDDREQFTYFDDSIKEKDVEEEEEEEEVKLINSIFNHAQGTPPGMEDEDILPEFEDLLSGEIDYPLPGEKFDQAEKDKIYETEMANNASELECLRNLVRELEEREVKLEGELLEYYGLKEQESDVVELQRQLKIKTVEIDMLNITINSLQAERKKLQEEISHGASSKKELELARNKIKEFQRQIQLDANQTKGQLLLLKQQVSGLQAKEQEAVKKDAEVEKRLKAVKELEVEVVELKRKNKELQHEKRELIIKLGAAEAKLTSLSNLSETEMVAKVREEVNNLKHANEDLLKQVEGLQMNRFSEVEELVYLRWVNACLRYELRNYQTPSGKVSARDLNKSLSPKSQERAKQLLLEYAGSERGQGDTDMESNYSHPSSPGSEDFDNTSIDSSSSRYSFSKKPNLIQKLKKWGRSKDDSSAFSSPSRSFSGVSPSRSSMSHRPRGPLESLMIRNASDTVAITSFGKMDQDAPDSPGDSLNSVASSFQVMSKSVEGVLDEKYPAYKDRHKLALEREKHIKEKAEKARAVKFSDSSNFQFGTKGEKVIPITLPAKLSQIKEKPVASGESSEQSSDGKDVDSQTVSKMKLAHTEKRAPRVPRPPPKSSAGAPVATNANPSGGVPPPPPGAPPPPPPPPGGPPRPPPPPGSLPRGAGSGDKVHRAPELVEFYQSLMKREAKKDTSSLISSTSNVSHARSNMIGEIENRSSFLLAVKADVETQGDFVQSLATEVRAASFSTIDDLVAFVNWLDEELSFLVDERAVLKHFDWPESKADALREAAFEYQDLMKLERQVTSFVDDPNLPCEAALKKMYKLLEKVENSVYALLRTRDMAVSRYREFGIPTNWLLDSGVVGKIKLSSVQLARKYMKRVASELDTMSGPEKEPNREFLVLQGVRFAFRVHQFAGGFDAESMKAFEELRSRVRSQMGEENKMEGS from the exons ATGATAGTCAGGTTAGGCTTCCTGGTTGCTGCTTCAATTGCAGCCTTTGCAGCTAAACAGCTTCATGTAAAAACTGCAAAGTCAACAGACTCTTCAGCCAAGCGTTCAG AAAATGGTGAAGCAAGCATTGAGCAACATCAAATCAAAGGAGATGACAGAGAACAGTTTACATATTTTGATGATAGCATTAAAGAGAAGGAT gtggaggaagaagaagaggaagaagaggtcAAATTGATTAATAGCATATTTAACCATGCTCAAGGTACTCCACCTGGTATGGAAGATGAAGATATTCTACCTGAATTCGAAGATCTTCTGTCTGGGGAAATCGATTATCCATTACCTGGGGAAAAGTTTGACCAAGCAgagaaggacaaaatttatgAAACTGAGATGGCAAACAATGCAAGTGAGCTGGAATGTTTGCGCAACCTAGTAAGAGAATTGGAGGAGAGAGAGGTAAAGCTTGAAGGTGAATTGCTCGAGTACTATGGGTTGAAGGAACAGGAATCAGACGTCGTTGAATTGCAAAGGCAGCTCAAAATTAAGACCGTTGAGATTGACATGCTAAATATTACCATCAATTCCCTGCAAGCTGAGAGGAAGAAGCTTCAAGAAGAGATTTCGCATGGAGCTTCTTCCAAGAAGGAATTGGAATTGGCAAGGAACAAGATAAAGGAGTTTCAGAGGCAAATTCAGCTTGATGCTAACCAGACGAAGGGCCAGTTGTTATTGCTCAAACAACAAGTTTCTGGTCTTCAGGCAAAAGAGCAAGAAGCTGTGAAAAAGGATGCAGAGGTTGAAAAGAGGCTGAAGGCTGTGAAGGAGTTGGAGGTAGAAGTTGTGGAACTTAAGAGGAAGAACAAAGAGCTTCAACATGAAAAGAGAGAGTTGATTATTAAGCTGGGTGCTGCTGAAGCTAAATTAACATCCCTCTCCAATTTGTCAGAG ACAGAAATGGTTGCCAAGGTAAGAGAGGAGGTCAATAATTTAAAGCACGCAAATGAAGACCTGTTAAAACAAGTGGAAGGACTTCAAATGAACAGGTTTAGTGAAGTTGAAGAGCTAGTGTACCTTCGTTGGGTCAATGCATGCTTGAGGTATGAGCTCCGGAACTACCAAACACCTTCAGGAAAAGTTTCAGCTCGTGATCTCAATAAAAGTCTGAGCCCCAAGTCCCAAGAGAGGGCTAAACAACTACTGTTAGAATATGCCGGATCAGAACGAGGACAAGGAGACACAGATATGGAAAGCAACTATTCTCACCCATCTTCTCCTGGAAGTGAGGACTTTGACAATACTTCCATTGACAGTTCTTCTAGCAGATACAGTTTCAGTAAGAAAcctaatttaattcaaaaactgaAGAAATGGGGCAGAAGCAAAGATGATTCAAGTGCCTTTTCTTCACCGTCCAGATCCTTCTCAGGAGTATCTCCAAGCAGGTCTAGCATGAGCCACCGTCCAAGGGGTCCGTTGGAATCCTTGATGATAAGGAATGCAAGTGATACTGTAGCCATAACTTCATTTGGAAAGATGGATCAGGATGCTCCTGACTCTCCTGGTGACTCACTAAATTCTGTTGCTTCATCTTTCCAAGTAATGTCTAAATCGGTGGAAGGAGTTTTAGATGAGAAGTATCCTGCCTATAAAGACAGACACAAGTTGGCCTTAGAAAGGGAGAAGCATATTAAGGAAAAAGCAGAAAAAGCAAGAGCAGTGAAGTTTAGTGACAGTTCAAATTTTCAGTTTGGAACAAAGGGGGAGAAAGTTATACCCATAACTTTGCCAGCTAAACTTTCCCAAATAAAAGAGAAACCAGTTGCCTCTGGTGAGTCAAGTGAACAATCTAGTGATGGTAAGGATGTTGATTCGCAGACAGTAAGCAAGATGAAACTTGCCCACACCGAGAAGAGGGCTCCTAGGGTGCCGCGGCCTCCTCCTAAATCATCTGCTGGTGCTCCAGTTGCTACAAATGCCAATCCTTCAGGTGGAGTGCCACCTCCACCACCAGGTGCaccgccaccaccacctcctccacctGGTGGACCACCTCGTCCACCTCCTCCACCTGGAAGCTTGCCAAGAGGAGCAGGAAGTGGTGATAAAGTTCACCGGGCTCCGGAACTAGTAGAATTTTATCAGAGTTTGATGAAACGCGAGGCAAAGAAGGATACATCATCTTTGATTTCTTCAACATCTAATGTATCACATGCTCGCAGCAACATGATAGGGGAAATTGAGAACAGATCGTCTTTCCTGTTGGCT GTGAAAGCAGATGTAGAAACTCAAGGTGATTTCGTCCAGTCATTGGCAACTGAAGTTCGAGCAGCTTCCTTCTCCACCATAGATGACTTGGTGGCCTTTGTAAACTGGCTCGATGAGGAATTATCTTTCTTG gtTGATGAACGAGCAGTTCTCAAGCACTTTGATTGGCCTGAAAGTAAAGCTGATGCATTGAGAGAAGCAGCTTTTGAGTACCAGGATCTCATGAAATTGGAGAGGCAAGTAACCTCTTTTGTTGATGATCCCAACCTCCCATGTGAAGCTGCTTTAAAAAAGATGTACAAATTGCTCGAAAA AGTGGAAAACAGCGTATATGCACTATTGCGTACAAGAGACATGGCTGTTTCCCGATACAGAGAGTTTGGGATCCCAACTAATTGGTTATTAGATTCAGGAGTTGTTGGCAAG ATCAAGCTCTCATCCGTGCAGTTGGCAAGAAAGTACATGAAGCGTGTTGCATCAGAACTAGATACAATGAGTGGACCTGAGAAAGAACCAAACAGAGAGTTTTTGGTACTGCAAGGTGTTCGTTTCGCTTTCCGTGTTCATCAG TTTGCTGGAGGCTTTGATGCAGAGAGCATGAAGGCTTTTGAGGAACTGAGGAGCCGTGTACGTTCACAAATGGGAGAAGAGAATAAGATGGAAGGGTCATAA